Genomic DNA from Panthera leo isolate Ple1 chromosome A1, P.leo_Ple1_pat1.1, whole genome shotgun sequence:
TTTTCTCTGTTAAttggaagtaaaataattttaacctgCCTAGTTTCATTCCACACACAGGATCCTGATTTTACCACATACTTTTTCCTCAGGGACTGCACAGGACTGAGTCCGTATGGAAGAAGAGCTTTCCCTTTCCTATGGAGAAAGTGGCAAggttagaaaaaacaaacaaagaaaaacatgccTCTGGAGCATGTATTTTCTGTTGCATGAAACCTATACCAATCATCTGTTGGTCATCCAATAGGAAGATCAGTGAGATAGTACTTGTCTTTGAGGGGCTCACAGTGTAGTTACTCAGATGCAAACATAATTACTGTGGGTACAGAGAATGCCAAAGGGGCTGGCAGAAAACTGTGGGTATTGTCTGAGGGGTAGGGCAGGGTTCCTGAAGATGGTGCCTTTTGAGCTGGATGAGGAGTACAGACCATCCCTACTTTCACAGATAATACCACCCTGCAAGAGCGTCTGAGTTGAGCAATGTTTGCTCCATTCCCAGAGAtttcagaaaactataaaacacctaaTCTTAGATGACATATTCTTAATTCATCACAGATAttctttaacttatttattttccacCACAGCTTAACATTACAGTCAACCAGCTTAAGTCTAGTCAGTGTCCAACTGATGTTAGAAGTTTCACACCTTTCAGCATGCACATCATTTTCCatcttgtgttaattttattaaattgacaTGATGTCTGTTCTTCGTTAGTAACAATATTAACTGCCACTGTTaactttcattttcctgttttctgctctttttaaataaatatggtcAAAACACAGTAAAAGatgtaaataattatacaaaGCCAGCATAGTGTGCAATGGTGGCAGAACTTCTAAAACTGAACCATAGTATCACCATGGACGTGTTTGTTGTGAACCCTTGTAGGAAAGTACGAAAGTAGCTTACaaaagtaatgtatagaacttgAGAATGTTATAAAATGCTAATAGAAAAATTCCTAATTTTTCCTGGGAGCAACAGGTTTTGTAAAATAGAAGAACAGACTCACAGAATTAACAATGAAATGACTTTATTACATATAAAGTGTTACATTGCCAGGAAGTCTTCAAAAGGCAAGGTGttggtgggttttttaaaataactttttttgttaGGCATGCCCAACGGGTAATTTTGGTTCTAATGCTATATGcggtattttaaatttaattgtgaCAACTTAGTAATCGTCTGGAGTCAGGTGAAGTATCATAATCTGGTTCTTCATATTGTTAGAGAAGCAGAGTTATATCGGTAGCACATactcaaaagaataataaaatgcttCTTGGTCTCTAATTTTATGGAGCTTAGTTtccttaattatatttttcttgagCTAATGTTAAAATTTCACTACTTTGTGTCTCCCAGATAGATGCCAGTGAAAGACAGGGGGGTGAGGGGCTGGATGTGAGCAAAGTAGTAAAGGAAATCTGGCCAGGAAATAGTTATTACCTATAATAATGTTATATGTAGGAAGGAGGATTATCTGGGCCAAATTAGGACTGAATTCTAGGGACACGATCTAGATGACTTATCTTGTCTACTGCTAAGCTCTCATTTCCTGGCAATGTTTTTGCCCCATTCAGATTTGTCTGTTGCCTGCCTTGGCTCTTGCTCAGCCAGTCCCTTATTTAGCAGGTGGGCACAGAGGTGGTTGGGTGCTTTTTGTAGAGATGGCTGCTGTCATGCAGGGTGGCTGCAGGTCCTACAAGGTGCGCTATATGTGAACCCTATGCTACCTACACTCTTATTATATACAcaaagtgtatatatacatatggtacGTGTACATGTTTATAATACATACGGTGTATACAGCTGTATATACTCTTGAGTGTGttggagagaaaaatgtatttttcttctgtgaacaAAGATGTTACAGTTCCTTGAGACTGATACTAAATGTTTACCTCAAAAAGTGTAAATGTATGCATTTCGTAAAGTAAGTCATCAGTTCCCCCATGAAATAACTCCCCCAAAAGacttagaaaaatgaatttttgatgACTAACCTCCAGGAGCCCGTCTGACAGATATTTGAAAGCAATGCATTCACACCTCCTTTGTACCCAGgttatattgtaaatatttgttttctatcgTGAGCTCCTTGAAGGGAGTGATGATGTTTCGTTTTTATATCTTTAGATCCTTGCACTCTATACATGTTCAATGATACTGTCAGACCTGATGTTTTGTTGACCTGTGTCATCCTTTAACAAATGTATGACTGCAGGTgacatcacccccccccccaaacacacacacacacatgaggcCCAGTGGTTAGTAGAGtcatggggggatggggggtgggtacTAGAGGTTTTATTCAGGTGGGCCATACTTTGTAGACAAGTGTTTAGGAGCTTGTTGGATTTATAACCTGATTCTAGGCATCTAAGAGACCACTTGATTTTTGTAGCAGGGCAAGTTGCAATCCAGAAATCTGcttgaaaggagaaaatgaggtAGCAGTGCttattttctcattgtatattGCCATCTGCCCTGTTTATGGAAGGTAACCCACAGTGTGGATTACTGCCCTGTTCAGCAAGGACTTTATGAGACCAGCCAGTGCCCTGTGATTGCAAGCAGTAGGTCTACCAGTGGTATAACTTTATGTGAACTGTTTTCTCTGCAACATGTGGTGTGTGGAAAGCAATCTTTAGAAGTAAGTGATCTTGGAGGGTTACTTAGtgcttctgtgcctcagtttccttgcatTTAAAATGAGGATAGCAATATCTATGCCCTACAATTGTGAAGGTTGGAAATAATATATAAGAATTCTTTTAACTCACACATTAgttcatctataaatatttgaggTCACATTCCAAATGttgttctttttgaaatttatagacttaaataggaaaaaaaataaaatgaagacccCATAGAAAATAAGATTCCTTCATGATATATGGACGTGGATAATTTATGTAGAAGCTTAGAATAAAAGCTAACCTAACAAGATTCTGTCCTTAGCTCTGTAGTGGCCTTGGGTGCTGCCCAAAAGAGAATAGAAGACATCCTTCTCCAGACAGGGTCTTAGAACTTGAATGACATCGCGAGGGAAAGTGGCTGGATTTGGCATCAGGGGAGCTCATCTTGGTCAGGTGCTGCCATTAACTCAGGATGGTGCTGTGAGCTGTTATAAGCTGCTTACcctctgtattagtttcttagggctgcCTTTgaaaagtaccacaaactgggtggcttgaagcaatagaaatttattcttttatagctCTGGAGACTACAAGTCTGCAGTTAAGGCATCAGCAGAGCCATgctttctgaaggctctagggaagaagcCTTCCTTACttcttcccagcttctggtggctcctggcaatctttggtgttcctgGACCTGTAGCTGGATTGCTTCAGTTTCTGCCTCCATGGTTCACATGGGCTTCTTGAACActgtgtgtcttcacatggtgtgATGctgaattttatgtgtcagcttgagtGGGCCACTGGTGCCCAGATTAAACATTgctcctgtgtgtgtctctgaggGTGTTACCTCACAGAAGAGAATAGCGTTTGAATTGTTGAGCTCAGTAAATGGTTTGCCCTCCCTGGTGTGGGTGAGCATCATCCAATATGAAGGGGCTGAAGAGAACAAAAGATAGAGGAAGGAACAAAAGtagtggaaccctcatgaatgggattggtgCTTTATAAAAGGTGCTTCAGAGAGATCCCTAACCCTTTCACCCTGTGAAGAAACAGGGAGAAGGCAGTGGCTATGAAGCAGGAAGGGGGCCCTCATCAGAACATGAGCACTTCGGTGCCTTGATCTTAGATTTCCAACCTGCAGAACTGTGAAAagtaaacttttgttttttataaaccacccagtctggCATGCACTAAGACTCTCCAGTACCTCAgaaggtgaccttatttggaaatggggtcattGCGATGCATTTAGTTTAGTTACGATGAGGTCATTATGGTAAGCCAtaatccagtctgactggtgAGGGGAAATTTGGGCCCAGAGGCAGACATGTatagagggaagatgatgtgaagatacagggagaagatggccatctacaagcccaAGACAGAGATCTACATCCTTCCCTTGCAGTCCTCAGGAGGAACTAAACTGGTGGACactttgattttgaacttctagcctccagaactgtgagaaaataaatttcttttgtgtaAGCCACTcggtctgtggtactttgttatggcagccctagcaaatgaatGCACACTTTGTGGGTGTATCCTCCTATCTCCAGACCTGAGTGGGGGGATGAGAGAAGCTGCTAACTGCTTAACTGGTGGTCAGAATGGACCCATGAACCGGCACTTCTGAGTCGTTTCCTTGGTGTCACCTTCAGCATTGTTCTTTTCCAAGGACACTTTTTGTTAAGACTTAGGCATCTGATGAAATAGCAgtgctgtctctctgtttttcctgCCTTTACAACCAGCCTAGTTTCCAGAGCTACATTTAAGACCTAGCCAACGCTGAAAATACTTGCTAGCCATTCGGCCtcccagaagtcagtcaggacgATTCCTGTGGCCTTGAGGAAAATTAGTAGGTGGGATCTGATCTCACCTGGAGTCTCTGTCTCTTGGTGGCTGTGAGAGCAGGACTGAAGCAGTGGGTTTGTAGAGGCATTTCCTGTAGCTATAAAGGGCCTCTCAAAAAGAGAGCCGTCCCTGCCTGAACTGGTGCTGACTCTTCTACAGAAttaaaaggggaaggaagaaaaaagtattttttaattaatagtcttaatgtatatatatatgtatttttttttttccttttcagccaGTACAGGCTACTCTGTCATCTTTGAAGATGTTAGATGTGGGAAAGTGGCCAATTTTCTCCCTTTGTTCTGAGGAAGAACTGCAGTTAATTCGTCAGGCCTGTGTCTTTGGCAGCGCTGGCAATGAAGTTTTATATACTACAGTAAATGATGAggtaaattttgaagaaaaaattcagCCTCTTACCGTAATAGATTCGATGGAGTGGGGCAGAAACTGAGGAATTaaggttaaaaagaaagcatgagaGTAGATTCTTACTTGTTACATAATGTTATACAATGAAGCAGTAATTACAGGTTTGTCAGAAATAGAGGTGCTTGAACTAACAGTCGTTTTCCCACAGATTTTTGTGCTTGGCACAAACTGCTGTGGCTGTTTGGGATTAGGTGACGTCCAGAGCACCATTGAACCTCGGAGACTGGATTCTTTAAGTGGCAAAAAAATAGCCTGCCTCAGCTATGGGAGTGGCCCCCATATTGTCCTTGCCACAACAGGTAACCTAGGATCACAGTGTAGAGGTTTAGCCATTGCCTTATTTGTTGAGAAACAAGATTTGGGACCACCCGTTAAATCGAGAACATACTTCTTGATTGGGTAGGAGTTTCCGGCTCTGTCCTGTGAACTTGACTGTGCTTTGGACAATGTGAAATATGAACATGTCTGAGTATCAGAGTAAGGTAATGGAGCAGATGGAATCTAGCACTTTCGATGTGAGAATGACAGTGCTATAAGCCCAGTAAACCCCTTTTGTTTACACTTcataagtttaattattttgcattaaaattaacTCACTCTGGACTTTTTGAATTTGAGATCTCTGATCTATGAACTGAGACACTGCAGCTAAGTCCAAGATGTTCTCTGACTCCTAGCACACTGGGATTCTTACCATGAATAATGACTGATGGCTGAAATATAATTACCACGAATAATAGACTAATGGCTGTTTCATGAATTCAGACTAATAAGACATTATAATTAAATCATACCTTAGTCTTTTCTTAAGCTAGGTGTTCATTTCATTAGTATTCTTtgaattgaaaataaagtttataaatactgtgttgtatacttatttcacataaattttagggAATTTTGGTTGCCAGTAATAGGCTAGATTATTGGGACCACTTCTTCACTGGAAACAACTAAAAATtctagataaaatatttaatttttttccataaaggcaTCAAAGCACTAACAAGGCAGCGAGGAATTACTGGATCGGATTCAAGAGAAAGTATGAACTAAGGTTAAAGGGGAACTTAAAGCTAGTTTTGCCTTAAGGGCATCTGCTTCCCCCACCTAAATGAGTTGTGGTTTGGTGTACTCACAAGGTGAAGGGGTCATGGGTCAGACATCTAGCCCATTAGGCTAGGAACACCAAGGGCTAGGCTCTGGGGGCAAGAATGGGCCAGCTCTTTCATCTCTAAGGCACTGAACAGAAGAATCCTTGCCTGTGAGAAaagcaaggaggaaaaaagaaagaaagaaaacctctcCCTGAAGGGTTGTAATCATGGATTCGTATTCCAATTCACATCAGACTGGTAGTCCAAGAAATCTCAAGCCTTGGATTTATTAAAGAAGTACCTTTAAGTGCCTTAGTGGCATGACAGAAGTTAATGCGGATCCTTTCTAGAGGAAGGCACCTTCATTTCATCCTAGGCCTGAAGAAATATAATGCCATTGCAAAATGAGTTTTCAATGGCAATTAGCAGCACATAGTAAAAGATAATCAGGTACACAAGGGAACAAGGCACCATGAATGAGAACCAGCAAAAAAGATAGCAAACACTGAATACTAAGTATCAGCTGTTACCAGGTACAAGATGactatatttattatgtttgaaaaaataaaaaaccagctTGAAGACCTGCAGAGATCAAAGAggatttgaaaaagaatgaaatacacaatataattatcaaaatgaaaactccTTGGGCAAGTTTAATAGCAGTTTGGGcatatcaaaagagaaaattagtaaACTGGAAGATCAGAAGAAATTATCTGGCATGTAGCACCCAGAGATAATATGGTAGAAAATACAAGCACAAGGAGTatatactgtatggttccatttatttacagttcaaaaacaggaaaaactaaaTTCTCTTATTGTGGATTATATATGGGGAGCTTTTGGAGTGATCATAAGGTTATATTTCTTGACCTGAGTGGTGGTACATGGGTGTgtgctttataattatttataaaactgcATATATATCTTATGaacttttctgaatatatattataccacataagaaataatatataacaaatattttaaaaattaacttgatcattttatagataagaaaataggCCCAGGGAAATTAAATGACCTACAGTGTCTTGACTTTCAATCTGATGTTTTTTCCTATTATTCTTAGTAGCATTTCTCTGCTGTTTATTTACAACCTATCTGCCAGCTATTTTAACTCATCCatttaaatttcatcttgttGCTTTGAGATAGAGTATCTCAAATTTTCCAAGTGTATTCTCTTATGGAATGAGTTTGGTGGGATAGGGAAATCAATTATCATTTGCACatgaatttttagttttcatttgtagaAGGATgcaatatatatgttcatataatgAAGTAGATGTTTTGAAagctggttttatttctttttattttcagaaggagAAGTCTTTACCTGGGGTCATAATGCTTACAGCCAGCTGGGCAATGGGACAACTAATCATGGTTTAATGCCCTGTCATATTTCTACTAATTTGTCAAACAAACAAGTCACTGAAGTTGCCTGTGGGTCTTACCATTCTTTGGTGCTAACATCTGATGGAGAGGTGAGAATAGTTAGTGTaaatctcattgatttttttcagtaagaTTATATGGATTGTTACAGCCATCTTGGAAACATGGTCATTTGATTAAAATAACCACCTCCCTCAAATTCAACCTTATTCTTGTTAGCAGTTCATAATCATGGTGGTTACATCATTAAGTGTACCTTTATGTAGTAAGGATTTCTATAACTGCAGAATTTAAAAGGTTGTAATGTTCTTTCTATATTGCTATATACTCAAGGgttttatttgcaaaaagaaaagccCTAAAATGCTGGAAAATATGGCTGAAGCCAAGtagatattttgataaatattatatatttgatgatcattattgttatttgtaCAGATAATACCAATAACCCAATTTTATAAAGTATTGTAAATTTTGTAAGAATGAATTTTACAAAAACTTCTCTATGTTGTGAGAATTTATGGATATCAAGCATTCTGAAAACAAAGATGAGGCATTATGAGTACATGTTAATTTCTAATTGAGATACTTTTTAAGTTAATGTGTTTCATTTATTGATCCCCAGGTATTTGCCTGGGGTTATAATAACTCCGGGCAGGTAGGATCTGGATCAACAGCCAATCAGCCAATCCCTCGAAGAGTCACAGGCTGCTTACAGAATAAAGTAGTTGTGAACATAGCATGTGGGCAGATGTGTTCAATGGCAGTGGTGAACACTGGCGAGGTAAGAAAGTTATTTCATATgttgtttagaaaaaaaacccattcgCCTGATCGGTGGCGTGTTTCTCACAGCAGAGAGCTTGCTTGCATGTGTCTTTCGTGGGACTGAGTCTCTGGTTTTCTCTCAGGTCTATGTCTGGGGTTACAATGGAAACGGGCAGCTTGGACTTGGCAGTAGTGGCAACCAGCCAACCCCCTGTAGAATATCGGCTTTGCAAGGCATTCGTGTCCAGCGGGTACGTCCACAGGGGTCTGTGTGTGCCTGGTTTTACGTCTTTCGTGGCAAAGATGCCAATGTACACAGTTTTCTTGGCAGATGAAAAGTTTAGCTGCTTGATGTTTTCTTTATTGAACTAAAAACCAAAGCTCTGTTTCCCTGAGTAAAGTTGTAGATGTTCATCAGGAAATTCTGTTTCTAGGCCACTCTCATACATAGCTGTTGGAATGTAAATTGTTACAATCTTTTCCAAGGAAACTTTGGCAGCATATATCAGGAGCCTTGTAAATATTCATACCCTTTGTTCTGTAATTTTCTTCCAGGGatatttaaggaacaaaaaagaaagacacagcatTAGTGGAGAGATATAGCAAAAGAGGAAggaagcgagggagggagggaggataaagagggaaagaaagaaaagaaaaaaatatcaactttaataaataaataatagatatagCATAATTTAATCAAATAATAAGTtagtgattaaataaattatacaaaatcTACATGAATGGAAATGATGCTTACAAAGGATTTTTAATGATATGGAAATAGTGCTATGTGatgttatataaaaatgaagatacagaCATGGTGCATGGAGACATGGCACGTGTTTCtgtactgtatgtgtgtgtgtgtgtatatatatagaaaaaaatcctgatCTTGAGATTACtttcatatttatactttttttatggTATTTCACATTAAAcatgttttacaaaaaaaaaaaaaggaaagtaattcttaaaaaataaaagtgtatttcaTATTCACTTCACACCCCTTGATCTCTGTGAGCATAATGAATGCCATATGAAAGCTGAATAAACCAGACTCATGTCACTGAAGGAAATCATGTTGATCTTAACGGCCGTTTTGGCCACATGTGGGCTGAGCTAGTTCTGGACTAATATAGGTTACCTCAATGTTGGTCTCTCTGGGCAGgctgcctctttttcttcttcttcttcttctttttttttttttacatctttgattcTTAACCTATCTCGTGAAAGCATATTTGCAGGCCTAAGTGaatttggttttcctctttccaGGTTGCCTGTGGCTATGCGCACACATTAGTGTTAACAGATGAAGGCCAAGTGTATGCTTGGGGTGCAAATTCTTACGGCCAGTTGGGCACTGGCAATAAAAGTAACCAGTCCTATCCTGCACCTGTCGTTGTGGAAAAGGACAGGTAATATGTGCATTTTCAAAACAACTTGCATGTTCTTTAGTGATTAAACAGAACTTGGACGTGATACAGAATTGTGGGGAAACTTACTGCTAATATTAGAATAGTCTTTCACCAGAGCATTCATTCCTCTTTAAAATTGGCTTTTGAACCCTTGGGGAGTTTGTATGTTAAATACTCTACTTTCATTTACCCCTATTTCAGCTACTGTACACAAACAACAAGGACTAAGCCTCCCACAGCTGTTCTACATTATTCCTCTCCCTCACAAAttaccttttcctcctccttgttttctgttttacattAAGAGGAAGTTGATGATGCTTGAGGTGGATTTTCTGtggcttagaaaaacaaaagtaccTCAGATAGATTATAAAGCCATTCACTCAGCTACGTGTAAAATTTGCCAGTTGAAAGGATAAGACCATCTCATGATTTTAGCTCCCAAGCTATCACTATGAGGCAGAGTATAGTGGTTAGAAAATTAAGACTTAGTTTTGCTCACTTGTTTGCAAGGTTGTGTCAAGTAATTAACATATCCAAAATTTTCTTCCAGTTATCCTACTACTTTTGAAAGCCCTTTGAATGTCTCAAACATGGCCATAGCACTGCCTTTTCACTCTTATCTCTTGACACAGTAGTATAggacaaaaatattcattattgtGTCTGTTAAACCAGGTTTATAATCATTGTAGGAATGAATactgctattttcatttttattgtacatACTAATTTTTGTTATATCTGATTTCAAAGTAAGCATATGGATATATAGATTATCTTGCATTTGTATgcaattctttcatattttcctgttggaatatttaacaataaaagtgAAGAACCAAATTGTCATTTTCAACCCCCTTGATTTTCATGTGAGTATTATAAACCTGGCTAATTTTGTTTAACCTATgttaaataggttttaaaaaaaacctatttttgtttttttcccccaaaatcttAGAATAAGAACCTGGACCTCATAAGGattggggagaaggagagggaatggaGGTCAGGAACTGGTGGGAATGTACTAGATGTGTGCAGCCGTGCCATTGCCACCCCCGTTTAGGTAGTTCAGGGCTCCTCAGTGAAAAGAGAAGGGACAGTCTTGAGGCTTTGAGCAATCACGAAAATGCTTCAGTTTAGCAAATCGGGTCAGTAGGGACATTTAGTATTTAGACAAACAGTAAAGTGTTAAAGGATCAAATAAAGGATCAAATCAAAACATGTTTGTATAGCCCTTTACCATTTTTATGGTGCTGTCACACTTTCTGTAAATTTGAACTCCTCGTCCCTGGACTTGCCAAATCCACTACTGTCTGCCCACCAGCAGCTTGCCCCACATTGCTCTGCTGGTCCCTGGTCGTCCCAGGATGAGCACCAGGTCTTCCCACTCCCATCATGCTAGGCCAGAAAGAGTGTAGGACAgcttggggaagaaggaaaaagaggcagaaaaggagggcAGGGGAGTTATGTTGAGTGCCAACTCCTTACGTGGTACTTGAGAGTattgcttgtttattttaaaaacttaaggttttaaaaaaactaacttttttcaaattttgaattataaatgcaaaaaaagtggaaatagctCCACACTTGCACACTCGCTGTTGTCCATGTAGTCATTATTTGGGCTACAGAAATCATGGCTGAATGTTTTGAATGCAATATTcctacttttctgttttccatgcCTGAATTCGCTGTGGTAACCCCTGAGCTTGCAGGCTCTCCATCACACCAATATTGCGAGGGAGGAATTTGTAAGTCTGCTGGGACTTGTTTTGCACGTACCCACCCTTTTCAGCGACTGAAATTTGCAGATATGTTATGACTTATCTCTCAAGAACTCACTTCTGACTCTTGGGGCCCATTTCGGGGAAGTTTGACTAATTAGAAACAAAAGGATTGAATGTAGGGTGGGGTGGATCTTCAGGTCCTGGTTACCTGTTCACAGAAGTGGAAAGTGAATATCTGTGTACATTGGATCCTTTGCTTAAACGACAACCCAaggaaaaccttttaaaaatttttcccacAGAGATCTATGATGAAGAATGCTAATGACATTTGTTAGCaatttatgttcacataaaagtaattttaacgACTAAAGTAATTCTCTTCTCTCTAACCCAGTCATTCCCAATCTTTCTGAAGTCTCAGTACTTTGATTCACCAGCATTTATCTTTGTTCTTAA
This window encodes:
- the RCBTB2 gene encoding RCC1 and BTB domain-containing protein 2 isoform X2, coding for MEEELSLSYGESGKPVQATLSSLKMLDVGKWPIFSLCSEEELQLIRQACVFGSAGNEVLYTTVNDEIFVLGTNCCGCLGLGDVQSTIEPRRLDSLSGKKIACLSYGSGPHIVLATTEGEVFTWGHNAYSQLGNGTTNHGLMPCHISTNLSNKQVTEVACGSYHSLVLTSDGEVFAWGYNNSGQVGSGSTANQPIPRRVTGCLQNKVVVNIACGQMCSMAVVNTGEVYVWGYNGNGQLGLGSSGNQPTPCRISALQGIRVQRVACGYAHTLVLTDEGQVYAWGANSYGQLGTGNKSNQSYPAPVVVEKDRIIEIAACHSAHTSAAKTQGGHVYMWGQCRGQSVILPHLTHFSCTDDVFACFATPAVSWRLLSVEPDDHLTVAESLKREFDNPSTADLKFLVDGKYIYAHKVLLKIRCEHFRSSLEDNEDDIVEMSEFSYPVYRAFLEYLYTDSISLSPEEAVGLLDLATFYRENRLKKLCQQTIKQGICEENAIALLSAAVKYDAQDLEEFCFRFCINHLTVVTQTSGFAEMDHDLLKNFISKASRVGAFKN
- the RCBTB2 gene encoding RCC1 and BTB domain-containing protein 2 isoform X1 gives rise to the protein MEEELSLSYGESGKPVQATLSSLKMLDVGKWPIFSLCSEEELQLIRQACVFGSAGNEVLYTTVNDEIFVLGTNCCGCLGLGDVQSTIEPRRLDSLSGKKIACLSYGSGPHIVLATTEGEVFTWGHNAYSQLGNGTTNHGLMPCHISTNLSNKQVTEVACGSYHSLVLTSDGEVFAWGYNNSGQVGSGSTANQPIPRRVTGCLQNKVVVNIACGQMCSMAVVNTGEVYVWGYNGNGQLGLGSSGNQPTPCRISALQGIRVQRVACGYAHTLVLTDEGQVYAWGANSYGQLGTGNKSNQSYPAPVVVEKDSSCCRQPSPCPTPDFPCAARCSRIIEIAACHSAHTSAAKTQGGHVYMWGQCRGQSVILPHLTHFSCTDDVFACFATPAVSWRLLSVEPDDHLTVAESLKREFDNPSTADLKFLVDGKYIYAHKVLLKIRCEHFRSSLEDNEDDIVEMSEFSYPVYRAFLEYLYTDSISLSPEEAVGLLDLATFYRENRLKKLCQQTIKQGICEENAIALLSAAVKYDAQDLEEFCFRFCINHLTVVTQTSGFAEMDHDLLKNFISKASRVGAFKN
- the RCBTB2 gene encoding RCC1 and BTB domain-containing protein 2 isoform X3, which translates into the protein MLDVGKWPIFSLCSEEELQLIRQACVFGSAGNEVLYTTVNDEIFVLGTNCCGCLGLGDVQSTIEPRRLDSLSGKKIACLSYGSGPHIVLATTEGEVFTWGHNAYSQLGNGTTNHGLMPCHISTNLSNKQVTEVACGSYHSLVLTSDGEVFAWGYNNSGQVGSGSTANQPIPRRVTGCLQNKVVVNIACGQMCSMAVVNTGEVYVWGYNGNGQLGLGSSGNQPTPCRISALQGIRVQRVACGYAHTLVLTDEGQVYAWGANSYGQLGTGNKSNQSYPAPVVVEKDSSCCRQPSPCPTPDFPCAARCSRIIEIAACHSAHTSAAKTQGGHVYMWGQCRGQSVILPHLTHFSCTDDVFACFATPAVSWRLLSVEPDDHLTVAESLKREFDNPSTADLKFLVDGKYIYAHKVLLKIRCEHFRSSLEDNEDDIVEMSEFSYPVYRAFLEYLYTDSISLSPEEAVGLLDLATFYRENRLKKLCQQTIKQGICEENAIALLSAAVKYDAQDLEEFCFRFCINHLTVVTQTSGFAEMDHDLLKNFISKASRVGAFKN